The genomic stretch ttactttcacgctgtgtccgaagtctgttgcatcctgggagaacgaaaccccgcatcaccatgcgtcccggtcgtcacagtatctctctttcttaccttccaaagtcaaggttggcacacagtatttgcagacaaccaaaagaccacaattggaagaaaaacactagctgttttgtaatatgattatgaaaataaagaagtaacacttaaatacggatatatgtaaatatctgcctccgacaatggttatttggaggactttgtgggtctaatagaggagctcccattgactccaatgttagctgatttttgctcacgtttatttactaattagaattcataaaaatgtaaaacttatgtcttacataaggattgtgaatgacaggcgacatttaaaaaaagtgcagtttcctttgaATTTGTCAGATAAGTAAACAGTCCTTCAAATTAAAGATGAAAAACAATTGAGGTTGTTTATAGATATTATCCACAATGAAGTtacagtaaaactaagcacacaagggaaagtacattcatatacacatgaagtacacatatgtGTAAGAATCATGTTAACCACCAAAATATCGTCTCGTTCTTCTAAAGCCAATATTGAGTATCCTTTGGTGAGCTGACCGTATCGTCACACCCCTAGTTGAAAGCACACCAACCCCATGACAttttaaacatacacacacatctgaagaatataaaaaataaatatacaaaccccgtttccatatgagttgggaaattgtgttagttgtaaatataaacggaatacaacgatttgcaaatccttttcaacccatattcaattgaatgcactacaaagacaacatatttgatgttcaaactcataactcataacatttttttttgcaaataataattaacttagaatttcatagctgcaacacgtgccaaagtagttgggaaaagggcatgttcaccactgtgttacatcaccttttcttttaacaacactcaataaacgtttgggaactgaggaaactatttgttgaagctttgaaagtggaattatttcccattcttgttttatgtagagcttcagtcgttcaacagtccggggtctccgctgtcgtattttacgcttcataatgcgccacacattttcgatgggagacaggtctggactgcaggcgggccaggaaagtacccgcactctttttttgcaaagccacgctgttgttacacgtgctgaatgtggcttggcattgtcttgctgaaataagcaggggcgtccatgaaaaagacagcgcttagatggcagcatatgttgttccaaaacctgtatgtacctttcagcattaatggtgccttcacagatgtgtaagttacccatgccttgggcactaatgcacccccataccatcacacatgctggcttttgaactttgcgtcgataacagtctggatggttcgcttcctctttggtccggatgacacgatgttgaatatttccaaaaacaatttgaaatgtggactcgtcagaccacagaacacttttccattttgcatgagtccatcttggatgatctcgggcccagagaagcaggcggcgtttcttgatgttgttgataaatggctttcgctttgcatagtagagctttaacttgcacttacagatgtagcgaccaactgtatttagtgacagtggttttctgaagtgttcctgagcccatgtggtgatatcctttagagattgatgtcagtttttgatacagtgccgtctgagggatcgaaggtcacgatcattcaatgttggtttccggccatgccgcttacgtggagtgatttctccagattctctgaacctttcgatgatattatggaccgtagatgttgaaatccctaaatttcttgcaattgcactttgagaaacgttgttcttaaactgtttgactatttgctcacgcagttgtggacaaaggggtgtacctcgccccatcctttcttgtgaaagactgagcattttttgggaagctgtttttatacccaatcatggcacccacctgttcccaaatagcctgcacacctgtgggatgttccaaataagtgtttgatgagcattcctcaactttatcagtatttattgccacctttcccaacttctttgtcacgtgttgctggcatcaaattctaaagttaatgattatttgcaaaaaaaattttttttattagtttgaacatcaaatatgttgtctttgtagcatattcaactgaatatgggttgaaaatgatttgcaaatcattgtattccgtttatatttacatctaacacaatttcctaactcatatggaaacggggtttgtatttggtgggccaaacaaaatgactcgGCGAACCAATGTTTGGTATGGGCGATATGACCCAAAATCTATAtcctaataacaatatatatcacgatatatcatttggtatatgaatgataatagaagaatttcaaagcgggttacaaaagctcctaatttggcagctgacatatgcagtaacatattgtgtcatttctaattgtattattttgtcgaaacaattattataaatgtacttgtttatttactgttaatatctggttactttattTGAGAAAATGATACTGGAAATGatgtaatattttactgcatatttcagcaactaaattaggagcctgtgtagcctgttttaaaatggttctattagtaattctatatgaaataatatatcgcaaaatcaattttaaaccGTATCGTCCATCCATAGTAAAAAGTCCTGTCGtcctgttttgtttttattttcctgtgaataatgttgtaaagagcagcgtgtttgtgcgtcactgagatttcaagacagttcatacgataacttgtttttcctaagtgcatgtaaaagtactgaatgcattgtgtgactgagcagagatggtgtgtttgtcttgcagacgtctgggaagaacatcttcaccctgagcaacagaagtggagcttcaggatgcggacggaggagccacagccctcccacattaagaaggaagaggtatATCCACTGATCCCCcattttaaaaaggaagaggaacaCCAATTGAtcccccattttaaagaggaagcggaggacccactgacaccccattttaaagaggaagagatggatccactgacccctcacattaaggacgaagaggaggacccactgacccctcacattaaagaggaagaggaggaacacagcatcagtcagcagggagagcatcttgaaggactggaggaggttgatgtcaccaagatgccagtgactggtgtccctgtgaagagtgaagatgatgaggtcaaaggtgagagtgaggagaagagagaggcggagcctccaagcagacacatgacaacagaagctgatggagaccactgtggaggatcacaagcagacaagctcttagctccactatcagatagtgaggacacaacgtcacacactCCTGatactgatgatgaagactctaaagatgataagacatgtcacactgacaacacacacttcacatgttctcactgcGACAAAACTTTTAATGTTCGTAACAatatgaaaagacacatgagaacacacactggagaaaaacctttttcctgctcagaatgtggaaaaagttttgtaacaaatacacatttaaaaatacacatGACAAAACACACTGGaggaaaacctttttcatgttcaatctgcggtaaaggtttAACTCATAGGcaacatttgaaagtacacatgagaacacacactggagaaaaacccttttcctgttcagAATGTGGAAAAGGTTTTGCAATGCATCATagtttaaaagtacacatgagaacacacactggagaaaaacctttttcctgctcagaatgtggtaaaagttttgtaacaaatacaaatttaaaattacacatgagaacgcactctGGTGAAAAACCCTACTCCTGTTCTAGCTGCAACAAAAGCTTTCGTCACCTAATAACTcttacagtacacatgagaacacacacaggagagaaagtgttgagttgcagtgtgtgtggtgaaagattctcctataagtaccagtgtaagaaacacaagtgtgctggtgagaacagcagcagcaaatgaagatgcaggatttgaaataaactttctagcaacatcagcacatataacatgtgtgacatcattgttgtgtgtgtaacacaatcttgttAATACAGTATGCTTAtaacatttatagattagacACTTCAAATTAGTGCTTttatttcagtcaagtacatgagttaatatacacatttgtgtactttaaaatgaacagaacaatttcactgaaaaggtgagaataaacaGTACATAAAATGTTACATATGATAAACATTTTATGTGTAGATATTCAAAATTCACTTTTATACTTATTCATAATAGTGTtttatgcagtatttttttttttaaataatgaaggGTTCTATAGATGAACtcctttatatgatatacatatttgttttacatgtgttcatacctttgcttttgagtacacataaatccctcttagttcatatttactggttcacatctgaaacatcttctagACCACTTCTGGaaaaattattatttactttatacatcatttgtcttttatacaagatcatttacttttaaaatgtgtgactttatgaatcatttgttgggtctctataattaattatattaaatatctttattactctcttgtgtgatatgaatattgttgtgtgattgttttatatgtatgtccccagacctttatgcaataaacaatgtatgctTCAACTAAAGTTGGGTACGATAAATGTAGTTAATATTtgtaagtatttcttttattctatttattatcgcagtcaattttttaaatgttttcttcatATGACTTTCGTGTAGTTTCCAGTTTACTTCATCATCTAGACTAACTCAGCCTGGAGGATGTGTGTAATGTTGAGATGTATTGGAGATGACTTGGTTTGTTTGGATGTTGTCAACCTGTCAATTGTTCTATTTAAACatgttgtcagatctcgcgagagaaacaagcaaCAAGCTCtattacttcttcttcttactggcAGTTTGCAGCCATGACTTGAAAGGTtcatactgccacctactggactGTAGAATGTAGTGTGGGCCATAGGACAGAAGGAGGACATTCTGTTAATAGCCTGTGGAGGGCAGCAATACACCGAAGATGTTCTACTAGTCTGCTGGAaatagaaaaaagaagaagaaagaggaaaaAGCAAGATGGCGTTTGGGGGAGAAAGTCTAAACGTGGGCCTTGTAGTTCTGTATTTTTAATCAGTGCATACATgtgcacatatatgtccttttatATAGGCTACCTTTCATTTTGTTTCCCGAGTATCCTGGTTCCTTTatttttgaaagtaaaaataatcttCAATATTGCTGCTGGATTCTTAATCTCAGGAACGGTCATTCCATCCATCACAGAGCAACCAGTCAAGAGCTTAGGAAAGCTCTTTGACTCCAGCCTGAAGGACTCTGCTGCTATCCAGAAGTCTGCTGAAGAGCTTGGAGGGTGGCTCACCAAAGTAGATAAGTCTGGCCTACCTGGTAGATTCAAAGCCTGGATTTACCAGCACTCCATCCTTCCCAGAGTCCTGTGGCCTCTCCTTGTATATGCAGTCCCAGTAACAACAGTGGAATCCTTTTGAAAGGAAGATCAGCAGCTTTCTGCGGAAATGGCAGGGTCTCCCCCGCAGCCTCAACAGCGCTGCTCTGTACGGGACAAGCAACATCCTGCAGCTACCCTTCAGTGGGCTCACTGAAGAATTAAAGGTGGCACGCACGAGAGAAGCCCTACAGTACAGAGACTCCAGGGACTGCAAGGTGTCATCAGCCGGGATTGAAGTGAGGACAGGAAGGCAGAAAAGGCAGTGGAGGTGGCTGAGTCGCGCCTCAGGCAAAAGGCACTGGTTGGGGTCGTAGCAACAGGGAGAGCAGGCTTGGGCTACTTCCCAAAGACCCAAGTCACCCAGGCCCTGGGCAAAGACAGACGACATCTACTCCAGGAGGAGGTCCGAGCAGGCTTGGAGGAAGAGCGAGTGGGCAGGGTAGTGGGACTCCGGCAACAGGGGGCATGGGACAAGATGGGAGGGCACGTTGCAGCGCAAAGTCACCTGGTCAAACATCATGCAGGCAGACCTCCACCGCGTTCGGTTCCTCGTGGCAGCAGTCTATGATTGCCTCCCTAGCCTAGCAAACCTCCATGTTTGGGGGAAGAGCGAGACACCCTCCTGCTCCCTTTGCTCCGGAAGAGGCTCCTTGGAACATCTCCTCAGCAGTTGCCCAAAGTCTCTGGC from Nerophis lumbriciformis linkage group LG26, RoL_Nlum_v2.1, whole genome shotgun sequence encodes the following:
- the LOC133623993 gene encoding uncharacterized protein; translated protein: MRTEEPQPSHIKKEEVYPLIPHFKKEEEHQLIPHFKEEAEDPLTPHFKEEEMDPLTPHIKDEEEDPLTPHIKEEEEEHSISQQGEHLEGLEEVDVTKMPVTGVPVKSEDDEVKGESEEKREAEPPSRHMTTEADGDHCGGSQADKLLAPLSDSEDTTSHTPDTDDEDSKDDKTCHTDNTHFTCSHCDKTFNVRNNMKRHMRTHTGEKPFSCSECGKSFVTNTHLKIHMTKHTGGKPFSCSICGKGLTHRQHLKVHMRTHTGEKPFSCSECGKGFAMHHSLKVHMRTHTGEKPFSCSECGKSFVTNTNLKLHMRTHSGEKPYSCSSCNKSFRHLITLTVHMRTHTGEKVLSCSVCGERFSYKYQCKKHKCAGENSSSK